The Microplitis demolitor isolate Queensland-Clemson2020A chromosome 8, iyMicDemo2.1a, whole genome shotgun sequence genome has a segment encoding these proteins:
- the LOC103573301 gene encoding exosome complex component RRP46, with product MTSSECTLRAMNCEMNLLSMPDGSSMFMQGNTCIVAGVYGPIEAKLQKMLHDKASVEVVFTPLKGPPSIDGRMKELYIKETCESTLITSLHPGTSISINTQEMQDDGGLLACAINASCIALINSNLSMKFTIAAVNCMIDEDSKEIIVDPDEIQLQNAKATFMFAFDSVKKDIICCNAMGRFNEKQLLEATDKCRDASKYIFDFYRDIVKKYAYAI from the exons atgacgtCCAGCGAATGTACATTACGAGCAATGAATTGTGAAATGAATTTGCTGTCAATGCCCGATGGTTCTTCAATGTTTATGCAAG gtAATACGTGCATAGTAGCTGGAGTTTATGGACCAATTGAAGCCAAATTGCAAAAAATGTTGCATGATAAAGCGAGTGTAGAGGTTGTTTTTACTCCATTAAAGGGACCACCGa gtaTTGATGGAAGAATGAAAGAATTGTATATCAAGGAAACATGTGAATCAACTCTTATTACATCTCTTCATCCTGGTACTTCGATTTCAATAAATACCCAAGAAATGCAAGATGATGGTggt CTCCTTGCTTGTGCTATCAATGCATCATGTATTGCGTTAATTAATTCCAATTTATCAATGAAATTTACCATAGCAGCCGTTAACTGTATGATTGATGAAGATTCTAAAGAAATAATTGTTGATCCAGATGAAATACAGCTTCaa AATGCCAAAGCCACATTTATGTTTGCTTTCGACAGCGTTAAGAAAGACATTATTTGTTGTAACGCAATGGGCCgatttaatgaaaaacaatTACTTGAAGCTACGGATAAGTGTCGTGATgcaagtaaatatatttttgatttctaTCGtgatattgttaaaaaatacgCTTATGctatatga
- the LOC103573300 gene encoding uncharacterized protein LOC103573300 isoform X2 → MDEVLPFYVQKSILDNIKNLIILLKIERVHKTWYNIVHNRISQSDEWREICLKHISTNSICTIMTRSFPRLSITNFKEISDSNIWFCTFRSYRRWLLKWKFQINHETIDNLSKESFQSEKIICTAIWDKYFAVGTTKAFVHLFNIDDLSEPFLTIDNKQYLSQIIFWYPNSEELILVTRSSEKKIKFWNSSNGTNIPTDHDYKAKYLCVGTMNNFFGEYHDVITEYERTLENVTSKRNIHLHTTADDVFFVLFSQEEKLLKLLLDSLSIYLYEIKVPSNDKESLQLMHRRKSVISNIIYPKNDFYYNLLSLGNKQITKFFLRKNKLYYLAEDIAVLVSENNQSILVHEESKKWKEYNPFEKFTGIITSAVLHGKTFIFGIHTGEVQIYVLENLEQLKSSQLNPDSSIKYKFIQNEPIISLNITETQRKLYILASTRYETHVITFF, encoded by the exons ATGGATGAGGTGTTACCTTTTTATgtacaaaaatcaattttagataatattaagaatctcattattcttttaaaaatcgaaagaGTTCATAAAACTTGGTATAATATTGTTCACAATCGTATTTCACAATCTGACGAATGGAgggaaatttgtttaaaacatATTTCAACAAATTCAATATGTACTATTATGACAAGATCATTTCCAAGACTTTCGATTACaaatttcaaagaaatttCGGACAGTAACATTTGGTTTTGTACATTTCGCTCTTACAGAAGATGGTTACTAAAATGGaagtttcaaattaatcaCGAAACCATTGATAATTTGTCCAAAGAAtcttttcaatcagaaaaaataatttgcaccGCAATTTGGG ataaatacttTGCTGTGGGAACTACCAAAGCTTttgtacatttatttaacatcGATGATTTGAGCGAACCGTTTCTTACAATTGATAACAAACAATATTTATCgcaaattatattttggtATCCTA aTTCTGAGGAATTAATTTTGGTTACAAGatcttcagaaaaaaaaatcaaattttggaATTCATCGAATGGAACAAATATCCCAACTGATCATGATTATAAAGCGAAATATTTATG TGTAGGTaccatgaataatttttttggtgaaTATCATGATGTTATCACTGAATATGAAAGAACTTTAGAAAACGTTACTTCCAAAAGAAATATCCACTTGCATACTACAGCTGatgatgttttttttgtactgTTTTCCCAAGAAGaaaag CtactgaaattattattagactCACTGAGTATTTACTTGTACGAGATAAAAGTTCCCTCTAATGATAAAGAATCCTTGCAATTAATGCATCGAAGAAAATCGGTTATATCAAACATCATATATCCCAAAAATgacttttattataatttactcAGTCTcggaaacaaacaaataacgaaattttttttaaggaaaaataaactttattatttagctGAAGATATTGCAGTTTTGGTTTCTG aaaATAATCAGAGTATTTTAGTTCATGAAGAATCCAAAAAATGGAAAGAATATAAtccttttgaaaaatttacaggaATAATAACATCGGCAGTTTTGCAtggaaaaacttttattttcggTATCCATACGG gTGAAGtacaaatatatgttttaGAAAACTTAGAACAATTGAAATCATCTCAACTAAATCCAGATTCatcgataaaatataaattcatacaaAACGAGccaattatttctttaaatattacagAAACTCAACGCAAACTTTATATTTTGGCATCAACAAGATATGAAACTCAtgttatcacttttttttag
- the LOC103573300 gene encoding uncharacterized protein LOC103573300 isoform X1: MDEVLPFYVQKSILDNIKNLIILLKIERVHKTWYNIVHNRISQSDEWREICLKHISTNSICTIMTRSFPRLSITNFKEISDSNIWFCTFRSYRRWLLKWKFQINHETIDNLSKESFQSEKIICTAIWDKYFAVGTTKAFVHLFNIDDLSEPFLTIDNKQYLSQIIFWYPSKDSEELILVTRSSEKKIKFWNSSNGTNIPTDHDYKAKYLCVGTMNNFFGEYHDVITEYERTLENVTSKRNIHLHTTADDVFFVLFSQEEKLLKLLLDSLSIYLYEIKVPSNDKESLQLMHRRKSVISNIIYPKNDFYYNLLSLGNKQITKFFLRKNKLYYLAEDIAVLVSENNQSILVHEESKKWKEYNPFEKFTGIITSAVLHGKTFIFGIHTGEVQIYVLENLEQLKSSQLNPDSSIKYKFIQNEPIISLNITETQRKLYILASTRYETHVITFF; encoded by the exons ATGGATGAGGTGTTACCTTTTTATgtacaaaaatcaattttagataatattaagaatctcattattcttttaaaaatcgaaagaGTTCATAAAACTTGGTATAATATTGTTCACAATCGTATTTCACAATCTGACGAATGGAgggaaatttgtttaaaacatATTTCAACAAATTCAATATGTACTATTATGACAAGATCATTTCCAAGACTTTCGATTACaaatttcaaagaaatttCGGACAGTAACATTTGGTTTTGTACATTTCGCTCTTACAGAAGATGGTTACTAAAATGGaagtttcaaattaatcaCGAAACCATTGATAATTTGTCCAAAGAAtcttttcaatcagaaaaaataatttgcaccGCAATTTGGG ataaatacttTGCTGTGGGAACTACCAAAGCTTttgtacatttatttaacatcGATGATTTGAGCGAACCGTTTCTTACAATTGATAACAAACAATATTTATCgcaaattatattttggtATCCTAGTAAgg aTTCTGAGGAATTAATTTTGGTTACAAGatcttcagaaaaaaaaatcaaattttggaATTCATCGAATGGAACAAATATCCCAACTGATCATGATTATAAAGCGAAATATTTATG TGTAGGTaccatgaataatttttttggtgaaTATCATGATGTTATCACTGAATATGAAAGAACTTTAGAAAACGTTACTTCCAAAAGAAATATCCACTTGCATACTACAGCTGatgatgttttttttgtactgTTTTCCCAAGAAGaaaag CtactgaaattattattagactCACTGAGTATTTACTTGTACGAGATAAAAGTTCCCTCTAATGATAAAGAATCCTTGCAATTAATGCATCGAAGAAAATCGGTTATATCAAACATCATATATCCCAAAAATgacttttattataatttactcAGTCTcggaaacaaacaaataacgaaattttttttaaggaaaaataaactttattatttagctGAAGATATTGCAGTTTTGGTTTCTG aaaATAATCAGAGTATTTTAGTTCATGAAGAATCCAAAAAATGGAAAGAATATAAtccttttgaaaaatttacaggaATAATAACATCGGCAGTTTTGCAtggaaaaacttttattttcggTATCCATACGG gTGAAGtacaaatatatgttttaGAAAACTTAGAACAATTGAAATCATCTCAACTAAATCCAGATTCatcgataaaatataaattcatacaaAACGAGccaattatttctttaaatattacagAAACTCAACGCAAACTTTATATTTTGGCATCAACAAGATATGAAACTCAtgttatcacttttttttag
- the LOC103573300 gene encoding uncharacterized protein LOC103573300 isoform X3 has translation MIANFLIRYDPEIKRRWLLKWKFQINHETIDNLSKESFQSEKIICTAIWDKYFAVGTTKAFVHLFNIDDLSEPFLTIDNKQYLSQIIFWYPSKDSEELILVTRSSEKKIKFWNSSNGTNIPTDHDYKAKYLCVGTMNNFFGEYHDVITEYERTLENVTSKRNIHLHTTADDVFFVLFSQEEKLLKLLLDSLSIYLYEIKVPSNDKESLQLMHRRKSVISNIIYPKNDFYYNLLSLGNKQITKFFLRKNKLYYLAEDIAVLVSENNQSILVHEESKKWKEYNPFEKFTGIITSAVLHGKTFIFGIHTGEVQIYVLENLEQLKSSQLNPDSSIKYKFIQNEPIISLNITETQRKLYILASTRYETHVITFF, from the exons aTGATCGCTAACTTTTTAATAAGATATGATCCTGAAATTAAAAg AAGATGGTTACTAAAATGGaagtttcaaattaatcaCGAAACCATTGATAATTTGTCCAAAGAAtcttttcaatcagaaaaaataatttgcaccGCAATTTGGG ataaatacttTGCTGTGGGAACTACCAAAGCTTttgtacatttatttaacatcGATGATTTGAGCGAACCGTTTCTTACAATTGATAACAAACAATATTTATCgcaaattatattttggtATCCTAGTAAgg aTTCTGAGGAATTAATTTTGGTTACAAGatcttcagaaaaaaaaatcaaattttggaATTCATCGAATGGAACAAATATCCCAACTGATCATGATTATAAAGCGAAATATTTATG TGTAGGTaccatgaataatttttttggtgaaTATCATGATGTTATCACTGAATATGAAAGAACTTTAGAAAACGTTACTTCCAAAAGAAATATCCACTTGCATACTACAGCTGatgatgttttttttgtactgTTTTCCCAAGAAGaaaag CtactgaaattattattagactCACTGAGTATTTACTTGTACGAGATAAAAGTTCCCTCTAATGATAAAGAATCCTTGCAATTAATGCATCGAAGAAAATCGGTTATATCAAACATCATATATCCCAAAAATgacttttattataatttactcAGTCTcggaaacaaacaaataacgaaattttttttaaggaaaaataaactttattatttagctGAAGATATTGCAGTTTTGGTTTCTG aaaATAATCAGAGTATTTTAGTTCATGAAGAATCCAAAAAATGGAAAGAATATAAtccttttgaaaaatttacaggaATAATAACATCGGCAGTTTTGCAtggaaaaacttttattttcggTATCCATACGG gTGAAGtacaaatatatgttttaGAAAACTTAGAACAATTGAAATCATCTCAACTAAATCCAGATTCatcgataaaatataaattcatacaaAACGAGccaattatttctttaaatattacagAAACTCAACGCAAACTTTATATTTTGGCATCAACAAGATATGAAACTCAtgttatcacttttttttag
- the LOC103573298 gene encoding WD repeat-containing protein 3: MGLTKQYLRFVPTGNLNIITSPKCNVVFVVLEGQEGRFVAAGACEHVIIWDLRLGEKAQVLTGEKSDVTQLATSPNNRHIAVGYADGTIKTYDLRSGENISIFVGHKSEITTLAYDDLGHRLASGSKDTDIIIWDVVAETGVSRLSGHKGVITKVSFMKENNILISASKDTFVKFWDLDTDHNFLTLVGHRSEVWGFTLVKNDKYLITGCNDYELRVWKIFYVENNDDDDNTLNIGSLNINKDETNDLNYPLRCEKIGSILRAGHGRVVSLTTDITNKVIACHGTKNTVELFYMISDDEVRKKINKRLNKEKNKALKAGKDKSTIPSEATSTLHDEVRRLAVINAPSKVKSIDLVMGRGDELRVCVGLDNNALKLYSLSVNEERKLSKKKEERDDITCMRSIEHHGHRTDIRAICFSSDNLAFATASGDSIKLWNRPSLTCLRTVECGYALTLTFVPGDRHLIVGMKDGKILIVDIASGDVLESFQAHEQECWSIVLFPNMKGVASGSADKTVKFWDFELIEDQKTNCKVLGLIHTKTLNLEEGVLCVKISPNSRFIAVSLLDSTVKIFYLDTFKFFLSLYGHKLPVLCMDISSDSSIIATGSADRNIKIWGMDFGDCHKSLFAHDDSVMGLCFVPKTHYLFTCSKDGKLKEWDADNYQKIITLQGHSGEAWCCAVSPNGVFVASCGADKVIRLYEKSSEPLVLEDEAEEERERQENELATGETTAVPGQKQQLLPSRKTVNSEKAAELILECLDVIKEYNEELENVKPPNAAPPLPLLMQAFNCKTTDEYLLETFKRIRASDMEETLLLLPYADACKILEYLPKLLKSEYQTELLVRLALSLIQAHHEPIVANSQMLTILEEVRDLAMEKITKLRDTVGYNLHGMSFLQRALEEKEGVTLFRDASKKRKNRVKNRRNKEQALKRALLTL, from the exons atggGTTTAACAAAACAGTATTTACGTTTTGTTCCTactggaaatttaaatataataacaagtCCAAAGTGTAACGTTGTTTTTGTAGTATTAGAAGGACAAGAAGGACGATTTGTTGCTGCTGGAGCATGTGAACATGTTATTATTTGGGATTTAAGACTTGGAGAaaag gcTCAAGTTTTAACTGGAGAAAAGTCTGATGTTACTCAATTAGCAACTTCACCAAATAATCGTCATATAGCCGTTGGTTATGCTGATGGTACAATAAAAACTTATGATTTACGTTCAGGAGAAAACATAAGTATATTTGTTGGACATAAATCAGAAATTACTACGTTAGCTTACGACGATCTGGGCCATCGTTTAGCTTCTGGTTCTAaa gacacggatattattatttgggaTGTCGTTGCCGAAACTGGAGTCAGTCGTTTATCAGGACACAAAGGAGTAATTACAAAAGTATCAtttatgaaagaaaataacatattGATAAGCGCATCTAAAGATacatttgttaaattttggGATCTTGATACAGATCACAATTTTCTTACGCTTGTAGGACACAGATCAGAAGTATGGGGTTTTACTTTAGTTAAAAATGACAAGTATCTAATAACTGGATGTAATGACTATGAATTACGcgtttggaaaatattttacgtTGAAAATAATGACGATGATGACAATACATTAAATATAGGTTCGTTAAACATCAACAAAGACGAAACAAATGATTTGAATTATCCATTGAGATGTGAAAAAATCGGTAGTATTTTACGAGCTGGACATGGTCGTGTAGTTTCATTAACTACTGATATTACAAACAAAGTAATTGCTTGTCACGGTACAAAAAATAcagttgaattattttacatgattTCTGATGAtgaagtcagaaaaaaaataaataaacgactgaataaagagaaaaataaagctCTGAAAGCTGGCAAAGATAAAAGTACTATTCCTTCGGAGGCAACGTCAACTCTTCACGACGAAGTTAGAAGACTTGCTGTTATAAATGCTCCTAGTAAAGTCAAATCGATAGATTTAGTAATGGGTCGTGGTGATGAACTTCGTGTATGTGTTGGACTTGATAATAATGCTTTGAAATTATACTCGCTGTCTGTAAATGAAGAAAGAAaactttcgaaaaaaaaagaagaaagagaCGATATCACTTGCATGCGGTCAATTGAACATCATGGACATCGCACAGATATTCGGGCTATTTGCTTCAGTTCAGATAATTTGGCTTTTGCTACTGCTAGTGGTGATTCCATTAAATTATGGAATAG ACCATCGTTGACATGTTTAAGAACTGTTGAATGTGGATATGCTTTGACTCTGACATTTGTACCTGGTGACAGGCATCTGATTGTCGGAATGAAAGATggtaaaatattgattgttgATATTGCGTCGGGTGATGTTCTTGAATCATTTCAAGCACATGAACAAGAGTGTTGGAGTATTGTTCTATTTCCCAATATG AAAGGAGTTGCCAGCGGCAGTGCTGATAAAACTGTTAAATTTTGGGATTTTGAACTGATAGAagatcaaaaaacaaattgcaAAGTATTGGGGTTAATTCATACAAAGACATTAAACTTGGAAGAAGGTGTTTTGTGTGTGAAAATAAGTCCAAATAGTAGATTTATAGCAGTTTCACTTCTTGATTCTACtgttaagattttttatttagacacttttaag tttttcCTGTCTTTGTACGGACATAAATTACCAGTACTTTGTATGGACATTTCCAGCGACTCATCAATTATTGCTACGGGATCTGCTGacagaaatattaaaatttggggAATGGATTTTGGTGACTGTCATAAGTCATTATTTGCTCATGATGATTCAGTAATGGGTCTTTGTTTTGTTCCAAAGACTCATTATTTGTTTACTTGTAGTAAAGATGGAAAACTCAAAGAGTGGGATGCagataattaccaaaaaattatcacacttcaa gGACATTCTGGTGAAGCTTGGTGCTGTGCAGTATCACCAAATGGTGTCTTCGTAGCATCCTGCGGCGCTGATAAAGTTATAAGATTATATGAAAAGTCATCAGAGCCATTAGTATTAGAAGATGAAGCTGAAGAAGAACGTGAAAGACAAGAAAATGAATTAGCTACTGGTGAAACTACAGCAGTACCAGGACaaaaacaacaattattaCCCTCACGTAAGACGGTTAATAGTGAAAAAGCG GCGGAATTAATTCTTGAATGTTTGGATGTCATAAAAGAATATAACGAAGAATTAGAAAATGTGAAACCTCCGAATGCAGCACCACCATTACCGTTATTAATGCAAGCTTTCAATTGTAAAACTACTGATGAATATTTGTTGGAAACTTTCAAACGAATCAGAGCaag tgacatGGAAGAAACTCTATTACTTCTACCGTATGCTGATGCATGCAAAATACTTGAATATCTTCCGAAATTGTTGAAAAGTGAATATCAAACTGAACTATTGGTTCGATTAGCTTTGAGTCTAATTCAAGCTCATCATGAACCAATAGTAGCAAATTCACAAATGTTAACAATTTTAGAAGAAGTTAGAGATTTAGCTATGGAAAAGATAACTAAGCTAAga gATACTGTTGGATACAATCTTCATGGTATGTCATTTTTACAACGTGCgttagaagaaaaagaaggGGTTACATTATTCCGGGATGCAtcgaaaaagagaaaaaatcgaGTTAAAAATCGTAGAAATAAAGAACAAGCGTTGAAACGCGctttattaacattataa